A window of Halichoerus grypus chromosome 12, mHalGry1.hap1.1, whole genome shotgun sequence contains these coding sequences:
- the ZNF804B gene encoding zinc finger protein 804B, whose product MACYLVISSRHLSNGHYRGIKGVFRGPLCKNGSPSPDFPEKEKSTAKALEDVKANFYCELCDKQYHKHQEFDNHINSYDHAHKQRLKELKQREFARNVASKSWKDEKKQEKALKRLHQLAELRQQSECVSGNGPAYKAPRVAIEKQLQQGIFPVKNGRKVSCMKSALLLKGKNLPRSISDKQRSTMQNRPQLQMDRRYLFGNRVPQASSDLSSANHRTGVSFSFSKKVHLKLESSASVFSENTEETHDCSKSPIYKAKQTAEKYKCRRFANEDTHLTKEKDINITPSQLESVLHNTFSIRSQIVQDKKDSIDETLEDSIGIHASFSKSDIHLSDVDFTPCSREKETRSAVKNTSENCIHHSCQANASSSPPNIYKHSDARIFECLNEFPSLEPRKQNRTVLLNPNSRMEKGEESLDETERVSRNVQRLVRDACPQDVKSKPLPFLHVQSKDGHTTLQWPTELLLFTKTEPCISYGCNPLYFDFKLSRNAKSDHDSEGLKTELMKEPSEMKTTIESQVSGLIEDQQKLIQEDDQSLKPKMIANPDWENFQRKYNLGYNDSEPNMSQHNFRASDLEMKNPEVPAYLDISLKNCVENNNNSDNELKEPSRAHWQSCPRVILNDANEGLAFSPCISRTKKPKLIPCDPHSDTEVGNQFTWNSSPYPVRGHGDHGKDVSVILNSNHISMASRASGRRNKRDSPNLSLSRLSSPSDTCSGSTSSLRSACSSAQSGDDGSGSLLFFCKREHSSIERHKGGQQTHNCPCPSEEMVKGTCLPSEIPRDQNCRSWESAKNEKHSTHRYDRCRQRSKLGKNQQQFSGAKSRRIPHCDSSSQVSCPGNSEKPPNCQGPRHGRWGSYSGESIYCLNKSTRSQESLDSPHICDLGKGKSVQYNSGNISCLLRNCSSSPSETTELTEGERTPLTAKHLLERVQAKRCQEQSTNFEVSSKNRKNESEAHSQIQCTIQFTPLGCHQQALPLSEKTQNTSKKGNDQGGAIQRTLEKDQVKSSQTNNVTVLGDPDCDNHLSKGLIHVVADSQSPNMKKNPTTKEQVKPLISEVQRFTQSRDPVPNDFPGAFPSNRSTGVTDSTETKEDQINLDLWDVSIPMNHGEGDINSYSDRTMQKHDEVEDESEGCHKASSPPLIQQPITFSPEEIDKYELLQLQAQQHMQKQLLSKHLRVLPASGPAAFSPASAMQTVPVHQHTSVTTIHHTFLQHFAVSASLNSHGSPLPIAHLHPLSQPHFTPFTFSPLTPTILPAHPTFLAGHPLHLVTTAPFHPPHITLQPLPSATLIPALFGPHLNPATASIIHLNPLIQPVFQGQDLCHHSCSSQMQPLNGVKEALNVSSAHLT is encoded by the exons AGACTGAAGGAATTAAAGCAACGGGAATTTGCTCGAAACGTAGCTTCCAAGTCATGGAAAGatgagaagaaacaagaaaaagcacTTAAACGGCTTCATCAGCTGGCCGAGTTAAGACAACAGTCTGAATG TGTTTCTGGAAATGGACCAGCATACAAAGCTCCCAGAGTAGCCATAGAAAAGCAACTTCAGCAAGGAATTTTCCCAGTTAAGAATGGCAGAAAAGTATCATGCATGAAGAGCGCTCTTCTCCTTAAAGGAAAGAATCTGCCCAGAAGCATTTCCGATAAACAGCGGTCCACCATGCAAAACCGACCCCAGTTACAAATGGACAGACGTTATTTGTTCGGAAACCGGGTACCACAAGCCTCTTCGGATCTCAGCAGTGCAAACCACAGGACAGgagtatcattttctttttccaaaaaagtgCATCTGAAATTAGAATCTTCAGCCTCTGTTTTCAGTGAGAACACTGAGGAAACCCACGATTGTAGCAAGTCACCCATctataaagcaaaacaaactgCGGAGAAATACAAGTGCCGCAGGTTTGCAAATGAGGATACACATCTCACTAAGGAAAAAGATATAAACATCACCCCAAGCCAACTGGAAAGTGTCTTACACAATACCTTCTCCATAAGATCTCAGATCGTGCAAGACAAAAAAGACTCTATTGATGAAACACTAGAAGATTCGATTGGCATTCATGCTTCATTCTCTAAATCTGATATTCATCTTTCAGATGTGGATTTTACTCCTTgcagcagagaaaaagaaactagaagtgCGGTGAAGAACACTTCGGAAAACTGCATTCATCACTCATGCCAAGCAAATGCTTCCTCCAGCCCACCAAATATTTACAAGCACAGTGATGCCAGGATATTTGAATGTCTGAATGAGTTTCCATCACTGGAGCCAAGAAAGCAAAACAGGACAGTGCTTCTGAATCCCAATTCCAgaatggagaagggagaagaatcTTTAGATGAAACAGAAAGAGTTAGCAGAAATGTACAGAGGCTTGTAAGAGATGCGTGTCCCCAAGATGTGAAGTCGAAACCATTGCCTTTTCTCCACGTACAAAGTAAGGATGGCCACACCACCCTCCAGTGGCCTACGGAACTTCTGCTCTTCACAAAAACAGAGCCCTGCATCTCTTATGGATGCAACccattgtattttgattttaagCTTTCTCGGAACGCAAAGAGTGACCATGATTCAGAGGGCCTAAAAACAGAATTGATGAAGGAGCCCTCAGAAATGAAGACAACAATAGAGAGCCAAGTCTCAGGTTTAATTGAAGACCAACAAAAATTGATCCAAGAAGACGATCAATCTCTGAAACCAAAGATGATAGCTAATCCAGATTGGGAAAATTTccagagaaaatataatttaggcTACAATGATTCTGAGCCAAATATGAGTCAACATAATTTTAGAGCAAgtgatttggaaatgaaaaatccTGAAGTGCCTGCTTACCTTGATATCTCTCTAAAGAATTGTGTagaaaacaacaataatagtGATAATGAACTTAAGGAACCTTCAAGGGCCCATTGGCAAAGCTGCCCGAGGGTCATCCTAAATGATGCAAATGAGGGCCTAGCTTTTTCTCCTTGCATCTCGAGGACTAAGAAACCAAAACTGATTCCTTGTGATCCTCATTCGGATACTGAAGTTGGAAATCAGTTCACCTGGAATTCGAGTCCTTACCCAGTAAGGGGTCACGGTGATCACGGGAAGGACGTTAGTGTAATTTTGAATAGTAACCACATTAGCATGGCCAGCAGGGCTTCCGGACGTAGAAACAAGAGAGATTCTCCAAACTTGTCTCTGAGTAGACTTTCTAGCCCTTCAGACACGTGCTCTGGCAGTACATCCAGCCTGAGGAGTGCTTGTTCAAGTGCTCAGTCCGGGGATGATGGCAGCggtagtttgctcttcttttgtaAAAGAGAACACAGCTCCATTGAAAGGCACAAAGGGGGACAGCAAACACACAACTGCCCCTGCCCGTCTGAGGAGATGGTCAAGGGCACCTGCCTGCCATCTGAAATACCGAGAGATCAGAACTGCAGATCATGGGAATCGGCTAAGAATGAAAAACACTCCACTCATAGATACGACCGCTGCAGACAAAGATCTAAACTGGGCAAAAATCAACAGCAGTTTTCAGGGGCCAAATCCAGGAGAATCCCCCACTGTGATTCTAGCTCACAGGTGTCCTGTCCCGGGAACAGTGAAAAGCCACCAAATTGCCAGGGACCTCGGCATGGCAGATGGGGCTCTTACTCAGGAGAGAGTATTTATTGCTTAAATAAAAGCACGAGAAGTCAAGAGTCTTTGGACAGCCCTCATATTTGTGACCTGGGAAAAGGAAAATCCGTGCAGTATAACTCTGGGAACATCAGCTGCCTTCTGAGGAACTGTTCCAGCAGCCCTTCTGAAACCACGGAGttgacagaaggagagaggactCCCCTGACAGCCAAACACCTTTTAGAAAGAGTGCAAGCCAAGAGGTGTCAGGAACAATCAACCAATTTTGAGGTCTCTTCAAAGAACCGTAAAAATGAATCAGAGGCTCATTCACAAATTCAATGCACAATTCAGTTCACACCCCTGGGCTGTCACCAACAAGCATTGCCTTTGTCTGAAAAAACACAGAACACAAGTAAGAAAGGGAATGATCAAGGCGGTGCGATTCAAAGGACTCTAGAGAAAGACCAAGTCAAAAGTTCACAGACAAATAATGTCACCGTTTTAGGAGATCCTGATTGTGATAACCATCTTTCCAAGGGTCTAATTCATGTAGTAGCGGATTCTCAGTCACCAAACATGAAAAAGAAcccaacaacaaaagaacaagtAAAACCTTTAATTAGTGAAGTCCAACGTTTTACTCAAAGCCGTGACCCAGTACCAAATGATTTCCCTGGTGCTTTTCCATCTAACAGATCTACCGGTGTTACTGATTCAACAGAGACCAAAGAGGACCAAATAAATCTAGACTTGTGGGATGTGAGCATACCTATGAATCATGGAGAGGGGGATATAAACTCTTACTCTGACAGAACTATGCAGAAGCATGACGAAGTAGAAGATGAGTCAGAAGGGTGCCATAAAGCAAGCTCGCCCCCTTTAATTCAACAGCCAATCACATTTTCtccagaagaaatagataaatacgAGCTCCTACAGCTACAAGCCCAGCAGCACATGCAGAAACAGCTCCTATCGAAGCATCTTCGAGTTTTGCCTGCTTCGGGGCCGGCTGCCTTCTCCCCGGCCTCGGCCATGCAGACGGTCCCGGTTCACCAGCACACATCAGTCACCACCATCCACCACACGTTCCTGCAGCATTTTGCTGTTTCTGCTTCCTTAAATTCCCATGGCAGTCCCCTCCCCATAGCTCATCTACATCCTCTTTCCCAGCCACATTTTACTCCGTTCACGTTTTCCCCTCTGACTCCCACCATCCTCCCGGCGCACCCCACTTTCTTAGCGGGCCATCCCCTGCATTTGGTCACCACCGCCCCCTTCCACCCGCCTCACATCACACTTCAGCCCCTGCCCTCCGCCACATTGATCCCCGCATTGTTTGGCCCTCACTTAAACCCAGCCACAGCTTCTATCATCCACTTGAATCCTTTAATTCAACCGGTGTTTCAAGGTCAAGATCTTTGCCATCATTCTTGCTCCAGTCAGATGCAACCGTTAAACGGAGTGAAAGAGGCCTTAAATGTATCATCAGCGCACTTGACCTAA